One Paenibacillus riograndensis SBR5 DNA segment encodes these proteins:
- a CDS encoding TPM domain-containing protein: MKKTFKLALIAMLLSVLLLPSLSLAKPAVPKHTASFYVNDFADVIDTKTENYMVNYGVRLHQKDGAQVVLVTVDSTNGVSMEEYATALFNSWGVGSADKNNGVLLLMSIKDDDYWAVPGKGLESTLTDSKISKILSASLEPDFAKKDYSAGARKTYGALVQSLGGTYTETAGSKNYVADNAGVLPKVTKDYLNQSGNRYQPTTRSGVYIVTVKNSGNQSLEDYTYAKFASAGAGPNDVMLVLDIGGDNYHALQGKNIDGILTNDVISRILTTELEPQFAKKNYAAGATAAANAFYSFFLARADHVQETAAAAAKPGSPAATAGQAVKTASSPVKIEELKPMSVSKAFTIMGIFLIIILLISVAASLRNRHIALFGIPVNPRSPRNVRRYGTWYGQPGYGAGSRWYNRQHRRRRRPVPHHSGSSFWGSSPEDSSYTNHGGGGFSSGGGAGRYSSSTDDEDDNHGGGGSSYGGGAGRYSSDDDDNDSGSSGGGGSASSGGGVGRQH; encoded by the coding sequence ATGAAAAAAACTTTTAAATTGGCACTTATCGCCATGCTGCTCAGTGTACTGCTGCTGCCGTCGCTCAGCCTGGCCAAACCCGCCGTTCCCAAACATACCGCTTCGTTTTATGTGAATGATTTTGCCGATGTGATTGACACGAAAACCGAGAATTATATGGTCAACTATGGTGTGCGTCTGCATCAGAAGGATGGCGCGCAGGTCGTGCTGGTCACTGTGGATTCCACAAATGGCGTTTCGATGGAGGAATACGCAACTGCGCTTTTCAATTCATGGGGTGTAGGATCGGCGGACAAGAATAATGGTGTACTGCTGCTGATGTCCATCAAAGATGATGACTATTGGGCAGTTCCCGGCAAAGGCCTGGAGTCTACTCTGACCGACAGCAAGATCTCGAAGATTCTCTCTGCGTCGCTGGAGCCGGATTTCGCCAAAAAGGATTACAGCGCCGGGGCCCGCAAGACTTATGGCGCTTTGGTTCAAAGCCTGGGCGGGACCTACACTGAGACTGCAGGCTCCAAAAATTATGTCGCCGATAATGCCGGGGTCCTTCCAAAGGTTACAAAAGATTATTTGAATCAATCCGGCAACCGATATCAGCCTACGACCCGAAGCGGGGTGTACATTGTAACGGTGAAAAACTCCGGCAATCAAAGTCTGGAGGATTACACGTATGCCAAATTCGCTTCAGCGGGGGCAGGTCCAAATGATGTGATGCTGGTGCTGGATATCGGCGGTGACAACTATCATGCGCTGCAGGGAAAAAATATCGACGGCATACTCACTAATGACGTGATCAGCAGGATTCTGACTACCGAACTCGAACCGCAATTTGCCAAAAAGAACTATGCAGCCGGTGCAACAGCCGCGGCTAATGCATTTTACAGCTTTTTTCTGGCCCGGGCAGATCATGTGCAGGAGACTGCGGCCGCAGCGGCCAAGCCCGGCAGCCCCGCAGCTACAGCCGGACAAGCAGTGAAGACAGCTTCAAGTCCGGTTAAGATTGAAGAGTTAAAACCGATGTCCGTATCCAAAGCATTTACGATCATGGGTATATTTTTGATCATCATTCTTCTGATCAGTGTTGCTGCCTCACTGCGCAACCGGCATATTGCCCTTTTTGGCATTCCGGTGAACCCGCGCAGCCCGCGGAACGTCCGGCGTTACGGCACCTGGTACGGCCAGCCGGGCTACGGAGCGGGGAGCCGGTGGTACAACCGCCAGCACCGCCGCCGCAGACGGCCGGTGCCTCATCACTCCGGGAGCAGCTTCTGGGGAAGCAGCCCGGAGGATAGCAGCTACACCAACCACGGAGGTGGAGGCTTTTCCAGTGGCGGTGGAGCCGGGCGTTATTCATCCAGTACGGATGACGAGGATGACAACCACGGTGGCGGAGGTTCCAGCTACGGTGGCGGAGCGGGCCGTTATTCGTCGGACGACGACGATAACGACAGCGGCTCCTCCGGTGGCGGCGGCAGCGCAAGCAGCGGCGGGGGTGTGGGACGGCAGCATTAG
- a CDS encoding DUF6630 family protein → MFDEGVLQLLFEDRKDIEAILDDPEAFNLYESMLKYGLSTQKFLYLDYRGEQDNEMVNYILDYEFARGIEVASQDELEELGEFEYAFLPEKVREANKLLSQKGYGLFSFPTSGDFYVLFITKLESKTRLLQTEILADEELPSSERFIKYYY, encoded by the coding sequence ATGTTTGATGAAGGTGTCTTACAGCTATTATTTGAGGACAGGAAGGATATAGAAGCCATATTAGATGATCCAGAGGCATTTAATTTATATGAGAGCATGCTAAAATATGGACTGTCTACTCAGAAATTTCTGTATCTTGACTACAGAGGCGAGCAGGATAATGAGATGGTGAATTATATTTTAGATTATGAATTCGCACGTGGGATTGAAGTAGCTTCACAAGATGAGCTTGAAGAGCTGGGAGAATTTGAGTACGCATTTCTACCTGAAAAGGTAAGAGAAGCTAATAAGTTATTATCACAAAAGGGATATGGATTATTTTCTTTTCCAACCTCAGGTGACTTTTACGTACTCTTTATTACCAAGCTGGAGAGCAAAACGAGATTACTTCAAACTGAGATTCTTGCCGATGAAGAATTACCGTCAAGCGAAAGATTTATAAAGTATTACTACTAG
- a CDS encoding HNH endonuclease, whose protein sequence is MEIIEVERHYKISFPEIYKSFELKYGNSKFEHGIIYRPQEINPFTMKNGSNSFGSFFGLDGGIDDIRNKIKQYLLESPELAQKFTKSEIALLKEGKVPKTLTWHHHQDSNKMQIIDYFEHQVSGHTGGRAIWGGGRSGRKGSIKNKILEMFVWE, encoded by the coding sequence GTGGAAATTATTGAAGTAGAGAGGCATTATAAAATTTCTTTTCCGGAAATATATAAATCCTTTGAGCTGAAATATGGTAATTCTAAATTTGAGCATGGCATTATTTACCGGCCACAAGAAATAAATCCATTTACAATGAAAAACGGTTCAAATTCGTTTGGTTCATTTTTTGGTTTAGACGGTGGCATTGACGATATACGAAATAAAATAAAACAGTACTTATTAGAAAGCCCTGAACTCGCTCAAAAATTTACTAAATCCGAGATAGCTCTATTAAAAGAAGGAAAAGTACCTAAAACTTTAACCTGGCATCATCATCAGGATTCAAACAAAATGCAAATTATAGATTACTTTGAGCATCAAGTTTCAGGCCATACAGGAGGTAGAGCTATTTGGGGTGGAGGAAGGAGTGGGAGAAAAGGTAGTATTAAAAATAAAATATTGGAGATGTTTGTATGGGAGTAA
- a CDS encoding SMI1/KNR4 family protein — MGVKSWLFYEELLDDTIITSVENNFGIVFPSDYKKCVEMYNGGYPNPNCFDMDNGEQGILNDLLSFIDSDLNIMMFYNFAEESSIDGLVPFARDPFGNLLCFDYRLNKTSPQVIFFDHEEAGEEAVIPVCSTFTELLDGLYSIK; from the coding sequence ATGGGAGTAAAAAGCTGGCTTTTTTATGAAGAGCTACTTGACGATACGATAATTACCTCAGTAGAAAACAATTTTGGTATCGTATTTCCAAGCGATTACAAGAAATGTGTTGAAATGTATAACGGAGGTTATCCAAACCCTAACTGTTTCGATATGGACAATGGTGAACAGGGAATTCTTAATGATCTTCTAAGCTTTATAGATAGTGATTTAAATATTATGATGTTCTATAATTTTGCAGAAGAATCATCAATTGATGGACTTGTTCCTTTTGCAAGAGATCCGTTTGGAAATCTGTTGTGTTTTGATTATCGTTTGAATAAGACGTCTCCCCAAGTTATATTTTTTGATCATGAGGAGGCAGGAGAGGAAGCTGTAATTCCTGTTTGCAGTACATTTACAGAATTATTGGATGGATTATATTCTATAAAATAG
- a CDS encoding SMI1/KNR4 family protein, whose translation MMILYSGGIKMIYEKLKSLIQENFDEGDFTGGITAEEVIKIESALNVEFPQSYRWFLKNYGSGGLFGVDILGCGKSSPSVVSKTEKLRNLGMPYGYIVIEDCEEFFYCLDTTDISNGECSVISWDRISGFNGIRADNFYKFLFERLSDAKENWEED comes from the coding sequence ATGATGATTTTATACTCTGGAGGGATAAAAATGATTTATGAAAAGCTAAAAAGTTTAATTCAAGAAAATTTTGACGAGGGCGATTTTACGGGTGGAATCACTGCAGAAGAAGTGATAAAAATTGAATCCGCCTTAAATGTTGAATTCCCACAAAGCTACAGATGGTTCTTGAAAAACTATGGTTCGGGCGGGCTGTTTGGCGTAGATATACTTGGTTGTGGTAAATCTAGTCCTTCTGTTGTTTCAAAAACAGAAAAACTTCGAAATCTTGGAATGCCGTATGGCTACATTGTCATTGAGGATTGTGAAGAGTTTTTTTATTGCCTTGATACTACTGATATTTCGAATGGGGAGTGTTCTGTAATATCTTGGGATAGAATATCAGGGTTTAATGGAATACGTGCCGACAATTTTTATAAGTTCTTGTTCGAAAGACTTAGTGACGCTAAAGAGAATTGGGAGGAAGACTAG
- a CDS encoding DUF6985 domain-containing protein, producing the protein MEKNILITMFGHEKLLALSIDAEFEDAQIIAYKFFFRNMNELLMNAEDEILKYYLEVIEEYRERLGEKFADKMAPVISNKEELSKLIEPKRLLFPMVFDERVRQVGLLLESTWEPEHGLAVKFEDEKIVEVGYQDIVL; encoded by the coding sequence ATGGAAAAAAATATTCTAATAACAATGTTTGGACATGAAAAATTGTTGGCACTTTCGATTGATGCTGAGTTTGAAGATGCTCAAATAATTGCTTATAAATTTTTCTTTAGAAACATGAATGAATTATTAATGAATGCGGAGGATGAAATTTTAAAATATTATTTAGAAGTTATTGAGGAATATAGAGAAAGACTTGGGGAAAAGTTTGCTGATAAAATGGCTCCTGTCATCTCAAATAAGGAAGAACTATCCAAGTTGATCGAGCCGAAGCGATTATTATTCCCAATGGTATTTGATGAAAGAGTTAGACAAGTTGGTTTATTACTTGAATCTACTTGGGAACCTGAGCATGGTCTTGCTGTAAAATTTGAAGATGAAAAAATAGTAGAAGTAGGGTATCAGGATATAGTTCTCTAA
- a CDS encoding DUF6985 domain-containing protein: MKINDAIFGELEYEYGWIKDTTIDFCGKESEISIMIDGEEDGEIDEEQYESYTSLMQNWDQLQQGFLQAILDYYIQKRHELGYDVEVNENYPLIETIDKLSEKITLVGITVPFADCFEGRDIGLNFDCIWDIENGLGLRLVNEKIINVGYQDVAI; encoded by the coding sequence ATGAAAATAAATGATGCAATTTTTGGTGAACTTGAATATGAGTATGGTTGGATTAAAGATACCACGATTGATTTTTGTGGGAAAGAATCTGAGATATCGATAATGATAGATGGCGAAGAAGATGGTGAAATTGATGAAGAACAATATGAATCATATACTTCATTGATGCAAAATTGGGATCAATTACAGCAAGGCTTTTTACAAGCAATTTTAGATTATTATATACAAAAGAGACATGAACTCGGTTACGATGTGGAAGTTAACGAGAATTATCCGTTAATTGAGACAATCGATAAATTATCAGAAAAAATAACTTTAGTTGGAATTACCGTTCCCTTTGCAGATTGTTTTGAAGGTAGAGATATTGGACTTAACTTTGACTGCATTTGGGATATTGAAAATGGTTTAGGACTTCGTCTCGTAAATGAAAAAATAATTAATGTAGGTTATCAGGATGTTGCAATTTAA
- the imm47 gene encoding Imm47 family immunity protein, which produces MDQLNNLIKSNWYGEKNSSCDIACLREALKQARTEKDNMLLIIDLLKLGDFAVKGILFKMMSTTKDENILNLCIRLFCSVASHKDLLKSENLLFLSDLSENNANTFAASALYTLSYDVVPYLLAMLEEWEDTEVEGTIRNTLDIFLNYSDEINEEATVDEIGNYYLDFIKQVDLNNYYYYSSPVFPGTLAKKIIEKSVTSINDGIPVRTNVIPTLLSVWSGVKCPVQYDTIVDNKILDEIYQYVTILSKMNWETGAKYFYGNRVF; this is translated from the coding sequence ATGGACCAGCTTAACAATTTGATAAAAAGTAATTGGTATGGAGAAAAAAACTCAAGTTGCGACATCGCTTGTTTAAGAGAAGCTCTTAAACAAGCGAGAACAGAAAAAGATAACATGTTATTAATAATTGATCTATTGAAATTGGGTGATTTTGCAGTAAAAGGTATACTGTTTAAAATGATGAGTACTACTAAAGATGAAAATATATTGAATTTATGTATTCGGTTATTTTGTTCGGTGGCATCACATAAAGATCTGTTGAAAAGTGAAAATTTGTTATTTCTTTCGGACTTATCAGAGAATAACGCTAATACTTTTGCTGCGAGTGCCTTGTACACTTTGTCTTACGATGTTGTTCCATATCTACTAGCAATGTTAGAAGAATGGGAAGATACAGAGGTAGAAGGAACGATTAGAAATACATTGGATATTTTCCTGAATTATTCAGATGAAATAAACGAGGAAGCAACTGTAGATGAGATTGGGAATTATTATCTCGACTTTATTAAGCAAGTAGATTTGAATAACTATTATTACTATTCGTCTCCAGTTTTTCCTGGAACTTTAGCTAAAAAGATTATAGAAAAATCGGTTACCTCTATAAATGATGGAATTCCTGTGAGAACCAATGTAATTCCTACTTTATTATCAGTTTGGAGTGGAGTAAAATGTCCAGTTCAATACGACACAATCGTTGACAATAAGATACTTGATGAGATTTATCAATATGTTACTATTCTTTCCAAAATGAATTGGGAAACCGGGGCAAAGTATTTTTACGGAAACCGAGTATTTTAG
- a CDS encoding tetratricopeptide repeat protein, with amino-acid sequence MELSDEIHVKILKLCERGDELLDENKVDLAITKYLSALELVPNPKSDWEASTWIYTTLGEIYLINKEFNIAKEYFYNALNCPDGISNPLILLRIGETLFETQDLEQSREYLLRAYMLEGQDIFGEEDEKYFNSIKSLI; translated from the coding sequence ATGGAATTATCTGATGAAATACATGTCAAGATTTTAAAACTATGTGAGAGAGGTGATGAGTTATTAGATGAGAACAAAGTGGATCTTGCGATAACTAAATACTTGTCAGCGTTAGAATTAGTGCCTAATCCAAAGAGTGATTGGGAAGCAAGTACATGGATATACACTACGCTTGGTGAGATATATCTTATAAATAAAGAATTTAATATTGCAAAAGAATATTTTTATAATGCGTTGAATTGTCCTGATGGCATATCCAATCCTTTAATTCTTTTAAGAATTGGAGAAACGCTTTTTGAAACACAAGATTTAGAACAGTCCAGGGAATATCTATTAAGGGCGTACATGTTGGAAGGTCAGGATATTTTTGGCGAGGAAGATGAAAAGTATTTTAATTCTATCAAAAGTTTAATCTGA
- a CDS encoding HEAT repeat domain-containing protein: protein MNLLIQHLYDKNNMQVTITDEQLLEAYKQKGEELPIELIIAMGASHNIMYVPRLQEALYHQTMRVRIKSMHSLLSIGDTDSLDALRIKEQSIPEEDFLSSISEKAILQSIIIRLENGPEGAVQAFFNEGVHPAVKNKLLYNYSSTMILTLEDVQFVIKALEAYVNKSESWMLKLKKTSYEDAIIKGLESLWRASEQKKPLMDYVSSVFIEKLVEIGSQILKMKIDSYAKEVIVIFAKYLKPQYAYSMLEPIVNSSIRGDIKRELEKTLQILQMDKRKED from the coding sequence TTGAATCTGCTGATCCAACATTTATATGATAAAAATAATATGCAAGTTACAATCACCGATGAACAATTATTAGAAGCTTATAAACAAAAAGGTGAAGAGTTGCCGATTGAATTAATAATTGCTATGGGAGCTTCACACAATATAATGTATGTTCCTAGATTACAAGAAGCTCTTTATCATCAAACGATGCGAGTAAGAATCAAATCTATGCATAGCCTTCTCAGTATAGGTGATACTGATAGTCTCGACGCATTAAGAATAAAAGAGCAATCCATACCAGAAGAAGATTTCCTTTCTTCTATCAGCGAAAAGGCAATTCTTCAATCTATAATCATCCGACTGGAGAATGGGCCTGAAGGTGCTGTACAAGCATTTTTTAATGAGGGGGTTCATCCTGCAGTTAAAAACAAATTATTGTATAACTACTCAAGTACGATGATTTTAACACTTGAAGATGTACAGTTTGTAATTAAGGCACTAGAGGCATACGTGAATAAAAGTGAATCCTGGATGCTAAAGTTGAAAAAAACGAGCTATGAAGATGCTATTATTAAGGGTTTAGAGTCACTATGGAGAGCTTCTGAACAAAAAAAACCGCTAATGGATTATGTCAGCAGTGTGTTTATTGAGAAATTAGTTGAAATAGGTTCTCAAATTTTAAAAATGAAAATAGATTCTTACGCAAAGGAAGTTATAGTAATATTTGCGAAATACTTAAAACCCCAATACGCTTATAGCATGTTAGAACCAATAGTAAATAGTAGCATTAGGGGCGACATAAAAAGGGAACTGGAAAAAACCCTGCAAATCCTTCAAATGGATAAAAGGAAGGAGGATTGA
- a CDS encoding HNH endonuclease yields the protein MAKSQGLTPHHFSNTEIQMIPSKLHGNTPHKGSASEMRISNN from the coding sequence ATGGCAAAGTCTCAAGGATTGACACCTCACCACTTCAGCAATACAGAAATACAAATGATTCCGTCAAAACTCCATGGAAATACACCACATAAGGGTTCTGCTTCTGAGATGAGAATTTCAAATAATTAA
- a CDS encoding SMI1/KNR4 family protein: MGENCVLKYGDSKFEQEVIYKSLELSPCTDKNGFNAFDSFFGFDGGLDDVSHKINQYYERIPSFLIPIADDGKGNLICIGVKDGFNEKIYFWYHENELIANVMLNEKKYGNIGLDDYWDNVFLVSDSFVERKRSYLINKDRIDFRTLPFNMEKGCID, encoded by the coding sequence ATAGGTGAAAATTGTGTACTTAAATACGGAGATTCTAAATTTGAACAAGAAGTGATTTATAAATCATTAGAATTATCGCCTTGTACAGATAAGAATGGTTTTAATGCTTTTGATTCATTTTTTGGTTTTGATGGTGGCTTGGATGACGTGAGTCATAAAATTAATCAGTACTATGAAAGGATCCCCAGTTTTTTAATACCTATTGCAGACGATGGTAAAGGGAATCTTATATGTATTGGTGTCAAGGATGGGTTCAATGAGAAAATTTATTTTTGGTACCACGAAAATGAATTGATTGCAAATGTAATGCTGAATGAAAAAAAATACGGAAATATTGGTTTAGATGATTATTGGGACAACGTTTTTTTAGTTTCAGATAGCTTTGTTGAAAGAAAAAGATCATATCTTATTAATAAGGATAGGATCGATTTTCGCACATTACCATTTAATATGGAAAAAGGATGTATTGATTAA
- a CDS encoding SUKH-4 family immunity protein, protein MITAKDFLEEWKKETYGLVDFDKKVIELFSLTKETKDFLIEAGLPESSPPFLTFESSINGGGVRLTDKYVNVEEVYSKFIYVGYTGSGAPICIDEENDEVIYIDNENDNEEIFINSSISQLAESLIVYVDFIEKIKNVKGKKAYFERNATKELLSWIANRLQKIDSDSLVQGSFWEEELSTFN, encoded by the coding sequence ATGATTACAGCAAAAGATTTTTTAGAAGAGTGGAAAAAGGAAACTTATGGTTTAGTCGACTTTGATAAAAAAGTAATAGAATTATTTTCTTTAACAAAAGAAACTAAGGATTTTTTGATTGAAGCAGGTTTGCCAGAGTCCTCCCCTCCATTTCTTACTTTCGAATCTTCAATTAATGGCGGTGGAGTTAGACTGACTGATAAATACGTGAATGTTGAAGAAGTATATTCGAAGTTCATATATGTTGGATATACCGGTAGCGGAGCTCCTATATGTATCGATGAAGAAAACGACGAAGTTATATATATTGATAATGAAAACGATAATGAAGAGATATTTATAAATTCTTCGATTTCACAGTTGGCGGAATCATTAATTGTATATGTGGATTTTATTGAAAAAATAAAAAATGTAAAGGGAAAAAAGGCATATTTTGAAAGAAATGCAACAAAAGAGTTGTTATCTTGGATTGCTAACAGACTTCAGAAAATAGATTCTGATTCGCTTGTTCAAGGTAGTTTCTGGGAAGAGGAATTGAGCACTTTCAATTAA
- a CDS encoding phosphodiester glycosidase family protein, whose protein sequence is MNSSSLPQRSTVRKKKPVRKRKKKSFFRTLFRVFLFGIFLLLAAGGWLYFAPSAQNTRYLIADTLITTQHRYLAKYIIGEEELKERVTAYNQRFEHMGDEKDTHVIKEPAAEEQNKPLVEVEKVSGSGYTGYVMTVNDPTKVRLGVPNKIGSGEKVTSMVARTGAIAGVNGGGFADPNWKGNGFKPIGLVISQGKLFYNGLGGKKSTQIVGLDKQGKMIAGNYTLDELSKMGVQEAVTFQPRIIVNGKGLIKNAAEGWGIAPRTAMGQRADGALLFVVIDGRQPGYSIGANLYDVQQIMLKHGAVIAANLDGGSSTVLVKDNEIVNKPSSQYGERYLPTAFLVFEHPEQAKIRNIWEGLDPSKIDAGKKRSQ, encoded by the coding sequence GTGAACTCTTCATCATTACCACAACGCTCTACGGTCCGCAAGAAGAAACCCGTGCGTAAACGCAAGAAAAAAAGCTTTTTCCGCACGCTTTTCAGAGTCTTTTTATTCGGTATTTTTCTGCTTTTAGCCGCCGGGGGCTGGCTGTATTTTGCCCCGTCCGCCCAGAACACCCGTTATCTGATAGCAGATACGCTAATAACCACCCAGCACCGCTATTTGGCGAAATATATAATCGGCGAAGAAGAACTGAAGGAACGTGTCACGGCCTACAATCAGCGGTTTGAGCATATGGGAGACGAGAAGGACACTCACGTTATTAAAGAACCTGCAGCCGAAGAACAAAATAAACCGCTGGTTGAGGTAGAAAAGGTGTCAGGCAGCGGCTACACCGGATATGTTATGACGGTTAACGATCCGACCAAGGTCCGCCTGGGTGTGCCGAACAAGATCGGCTCAGGCGAAAAGGTGACCAGTATGGTGGCCCGCACAGGTGCAATTGCCGGCGTGAACGGCGGAGGGTTCGCCGATCCCAACTGGAAGGGCAACGGCTTCAAGCCGATTGGCCTGGTTATTTCGCAGGGAAAGCTGTTCTATAACGGCCTCGGCGGCAAAAAGTCTACACAAATTGTTGGCTTGGACAAGCAGGGGAAGATGATCGCCGGAAATTATACGCTGGATGAGCTCAGCAAGATGGGGGTACAGGAGGCAGTGACCTTTCAGCCCCGGATCATTGTCAATGGCAAAGGGCTGATTAAGAACGCCGCAGAAGGCTGGGGGATTGCGCCCCGGACCGCGATGGGGCAACGTGCCGACGGCGCACTGCTGTTCGTGGTCATTGACGGCAGACAGCCCGGATACAGCATTGGCGCGAACCTTTATGATGTGCAGCAGATTATGCTGAAGCACGGAGCTGTTATTGCCGCTAACCTCGACGGCGGTTCATCTACGGTTTTGGTGAAGGACAATGAGATTGTGAACAAACCATCCTCGCAATATGGCGAGCGCTATTTGCCCACCGCCTTCCTGGTGTTCGAGCATCCGGAACAGGCAAAGATCAGGAACATTTGGGAAGGGCTCGACCCGTCCAAGATCGATGCGGGTAAAAAGCGCAGCCAATAA
- a CDS encoding LysR family transcriptional regulator — MTLQQLRYAIEIANSGSMNEAAKRLFVSQPSLSNAIKELENELGITIFERNNRGISISAEGVEFLGYARQIIEQTEFMENRYTGKKRSPIYFSVSTQHYPFVVDAFVKLMKENKVTEYNFSLRETQTYEIIEDVRTLRSDLGILYINEGNYKVMNKLFSDGNLKFTPLFNTNPHVYVRAGHMLAGKELITLEDILPYPYITFEQGENNSLHFSEEMLSFTQIEKNIQVTDRATLTHLLLGSDSYTVGTGIMDAELNGDGLVTIPFDSPEMFTVGWIAHKDRKPGEMMSAYIDILNDLVTRNNFDLKSFLL; from the coding sequence TTGACATTGCAGCAGCTCCGCTATGCCATTGAGATTGCGAACAGCGGCTCGATGAATGAAGCGGCCAAAAGGCTTTTTGTCTCCCAGCCAAGCCTCTCCAATGCCATCAAGGAGCTGGAGAATGAGCTGGGGATTACGATTTTTGAACGGAACAACCGGGGCATCAGCATTTCTGCCGAAGGGGTGGAATTTCTGGGGTATGCCCGGCAGATTATCGAACAGACCGAATTTATGGAGAACCGGTACACCGGGAAGAAGCGCAGCCCGATTTATTTTTCCGTGTCTACCCAGCATTATCCTTTTGTCGTGGATGCTTTTGTCAAGCTGATGAAAGAGAACAAGGTGACGGAATACAACTTCAGTCTGAGAGAGACTCAGACCTATGAGATTATCGAGGATGTGCGGACGCTCCGCAGCGATCTGGGGATTCTCTACATTAATGAGGGCAATTATAAAGTGATGAACAAGCTGTTCAGCGACGGGAACCTGAAATTCACGCCGCTCTTCAACACCAATCCGCATGTGTATGTGCGGGCAGGCCATATGCTTGCCGGCAAGGAGTTGATTACACTGGAGGATATTCTCCCCTACCCTTACATTACTTTTGAACAAGGCGAGAACAACTCCCTGCATTTTTCCGAGGAGATGCTTAGTTTCACTCAGATTGAGAAAAATATCCAGGTGACAGACCGGGCCACGCTGACCCATCTGTTGCTGGGCAGTGATTCCTATACGGTAGGTACGGGAATTATGGATGCTGAGCTGAACGGAGACGGGCTGGTGACGATTCCTTTTGACAGTCCTGAAATGTTCACCGTCGGCTGGATCGCCCACAAGGACCGCAAGCCCGGCGAGATGATGTCCGCCTATATTGATATTCTGAATGATCTGGTCACCAGAAATAATTTTGACCTCAAATCTTTTTTACTCTAA